One window from the genome of Macaca fascicularis isolate 582-1 chromosome 7, T2T-MFA8v1.1 encodes:
- the TCL1A gene encoding T-cell leukemia/lymphoma protein 1A, translated as MAECPLRGEEVTDHPDRLWAWDKFVYLDEKQRAWLPLTIEIEDRLRVLFRQEDIILGNPMTPTQIGPSLLPILWQLYPDGRYRSSDSSFWRLVYHIKIDGVEDMLLELLPDD; from the exons ATGGCCGAGTGCCCGTTACGTGGGGAGGAAGTCACCGACCACCCGGACCGCCTGTGGGCCTGGGACAAGTTCGTATATTTGGACGAGAAGCAGCGCGCCTGGCTGCCCTTAACCATTGAG ATAGAGGATAGGTTACGGGTGCTCTTTCGTCAGGAAGACATCATCCTGGGGAATCCTATGACCCCCACCCAGATAGGCCCAAGCTTGCTGCCTATCTTGTGGCAGCTCTACCCTGATGGACGATACCGATCCTCAGACTCCAGTTTCTGGCGCTTAGTGTACCACATCAAG ATTGACGGCGTGGAGGACATGCTTCTCGAGCTGCTGCCAGATGACTGA